In Oryza sativa Japonica Group chromosome 2, ASM3414082v1, the following are encoded in one genomic region:
- the LOC4331269 gene encoding cation/H(+) antiporter 15 isoform X1: MAGDGAKCSDEVNDGTYFMAGVMAVTGLMATVLALSGIFHCALRRVGQPSIISHILAGVVVGPTVLGRAVDLRPLGMQDAGSALSDTIYFVRIIFMFFIGLEMDLRYLRHHLRRSLAIACGGSGLCLLLAALAGPFFYGLLHPGQGPFKPEKLYASTALFMLVLTTTASPVLIRIVTELKLTGSEAGQLAIGAAFANDMASLSVFSIMVVGTTAYGPDGQPTPSFPDMSIVMSMAFTACLAVLAAARAARLLNRLKRGRRYVSKYELCAMLLLIIALSLLEQVFGYSASMTAFLIGLAMPRDGPTARTLVDRLTYPVHQLVMPLCFGAIGARLDFAAVGSFTAMQFAVAVAFTTLLGAVGKVGGTVLAGRMLGISARESLVLGFLLNVKGYCDILAINFGNQAGIWGQTAQVVLLLSSILNTFMAGPAAAAIVRQQRAASRYRSRCLQDLKVDHELRVLVCVHGAGGVHTMLTLAELSKGTAPLAVYLLHLVELMAARKYAITHLYHDADADDDEWGYAREIEQVAAAVNTFTYDAGVPVRQMTAISSLGSMDADVRNGVEDSRASLVIVPFHKEQRYDGRMVCRREGRRQLNQRILQRLPCTVGVLVERRLGGGGDKGAEDVVKNQVVAVFLGGPDDREAVAYATRLAAHPWVSVTVVRFLPARQDDITIGIDEQLLATTKSHGGEGAMEVAVEDEEAMADEEFMADVYARLVLAGQVEYTERYVSNGAEMVNSLSAMVGTYSLFVVGKGGGGSAAAAMTSGMGGLLEDECPELGPVGEVLASDDFTACGSVLVLQQHSAHVHRRMRRWNPNIHITTTPSSSDHHSHPP; encoded by the exons ATGGCAGGTGACGGTGCCAAGTGCTCCGACGAGGTGAACGACGGCACCTACTTCATGGCCGGCGTGATGGCCGTGACCGGCCTCATGGCGACCGTCCTGGCGCTCTCCGGCATCTTCCATTGCGCGCTTCGACGCGTTGGGCAGCCAAGCATAATCTCGCACAtcctg GCCGGCGTGGTGGTCGGGCCGACGGTGCTCGGCCGCGCCGTGGACCTGCGTCCTCTGGGCATGCAGGACGCCGGCAGCGCGCTCAGCGACACCATCTACTTCGTCCGCATCATCTTCATGTTCTTCATCGGCCTGGAGATGGACCTCCGGTACCTCCGCCACCACCTGCGCCGCTCCCTCGCCATCGCCTGCGGCGGCTCGGGGCTCTGCCTCCTGCTCGCCGCCCTCGCGGGGCCCTTCTTCTacggcctcctccaccccggccagGGCCCCTTCAAGCCCGAGAAGCTCTACGCCTCCACCGCGCTCTTCATGCTCGtcctcaccaccaccgcctccccggTCCTCATCCGCATCGTCACCGAGCTCAAGCTCACCGGCTCCGAGGCCGGCCAGctcgccatcggcgccgccTTCGCCAACGACATGGCTAGCCTCTCCGTCTTCAGCATCATGGTCGTCGGCACCACCGCCTACGGCCCCGACGGCCAGCCCACCCCATCCTTCCCGGACATGTCCATCGTCATGTCCATGGCCTTCACGGCGTGCCTGGCGGTGCTCGCGGCCGCCAGGGCCGCCAGGCTGCTCAACAGGCTCAAGCGCGGCCGCCGCTACGTCAGCAAGTACGAGCTCTGCGCCATGCTCCTGCTCATCATCGCCCTCTCGCTGCTCGAGCAGGTGTTCGGCTACAGCGCCTCCATGACCGCCTTCCTCATCGGCCTCGCCATGCCGCGCGACGGGCCCACGGCGCGCACGCTCGTCGACCGCCTCACCTATCCCGTGCACCAGCTCGTCATGCCGCTCTGCTTCGGGGCCATCGGCGCAAGGCTCgacttcgccgccgtcggcagCTTCACAGCCATGcagttcgccgtcgccgtcgccttcacGACGCTGCTCGGCGCAGTCGGGAAGGTGGGCGGCACGGTGCTCGCGGGCCGCATGCTGGGCATCTCGGCGAGGGAGTCGCTGGTGCTGGGCTTCCTGCTCAACGTCAAGGGCTACTGTGACATCCTCGCCATCAACTTCGGCAACCAGGCCGGCATCTGGGGCCAGACGGCGCAGGTGGTGCTGCTCCTCTCCTCCATCCTCAACACCTTCATGGCAGGCCCGGCTGCCGCGGCCATCGTCCGACAgcagcgcgccgcctcccgaTACCGGTCGCGCTGCCTTCAGGACCTCAAGGTCGACCACGAGCTCCGCGTGCTGGTCTGCGTCCACGGCGCCGGGGGCGTCCACACCATGCTGACGCTCGCGGAGCTTTCCAAGGGCACCGCGCCGCTGGCCGTCTACCTCCTCCACCTGGTGGAGCTTATGGCCGCGCGCAAGTACGCCATCACCCATCTGTACcatgacgccgacgccgacgacgacgagtgggGTTATGCCCGCGAGATCGAGCAGGTGGCCGCGGCGGTGAACACCTTCACCTACGACGCCGGCGTGCCGGTGCGGCAGATGACCGCCATCTCCAGCCTGGGGTCCATGGACGCAGACGTGCGCAACGGCGTGGAGGACTCGCGCGCGTCGCTGGTGATCGTGCCCTTCCACAAGGAGCAGCGGTACGACGGGCGCATGGTGTgccggcgagaggggaggcggcagctgAACCAGCGGATCCTGCAGCGCTTGCCCTGCACTGTCGGGGTCCTGGTGGAACGGCGCCTCGGCGGGGGCGGCGACAAGGGCGCGGAAGACGTGGTGAAGAACCAGGTGGTGGCGGTGTTCCTGGGCGGGCCGGACGACAGGGAGGCGGTAGCGTACGcgacgcggctggcggcgcacCCGTGGGTGAGCGTGACGGTGGTGAGATTCCTTCCAGCGCGACAGGATGATATTACCATTGGCATTGATGAACAATTATTAGCCACCACCAAGAGCCATGGCGGTGAGGGCGCcatggaggtggcggtggaggacgaggaggcgaTGGCGGATGAGGAGTTCATGGCGGACGTGTACGCGAGGCTGGTGTTGGCGGGACAGGTGGAGTACACGGAGAGGTACGTGAGCAACGGCGCGGAGATGGTGAATTCGTTGAGCGCCATGGTGGGGACGTACTCGCTGTTCGTGgtggggaagggcggcggcggctcggcggcggcggccatgacgAGCGGCATGGGAGGGCTACTGGAGGACGAGTGTCCGGAGCTGGGCCCCGTCGGGGAGGTGCTGGCCTCCGACGACTTCACGGCCTGCGGCTCCGTGCTGGTGCTTCAGCAGCACAGCGCGCATGTGCATCGCAGGATGAGGAGGTGGAATCCCAACATTCACATCACCACCACACCCTCGTCGTCCGATCATCATAGCCACCCACCCTAG
- the LOC4331269 gene encoding cation/H(+) antiporter 15 isoform X2 translates to MQDAGSALSDTIYFVRIIFMFFIGLEMDLRYLRHHLRRSLAIACGGSGLCLLLAALAGPFFYGLLHPGQGPFKPEKLYASTALFMLVLTTTASPVLIRIVTELKLTGSEAGQLAIGAAFANDMASLSVFSIMVVGTTAYGPDGQPTPSFPDMSIVMSMAFTACLAVLAAARAARLLNRLKRGRRYVSKYELCAMLLLIIALSLLEQVFGYSASMTAFLIGLAMPRDGPTARTLVDRLTYPVHQLVMPLCFGAIGARLDFAAVGSFTAMQFAVAVAFTTLLGAVGKVGGTVLAGRMLGISARESLVLGFLLNVKGYCDILAINFGNQAGIWGQTAQVVLLLSSILNTFMAGPAAAAIVRQQRAASRYRSRCLQDLKVDHELRVLVCVHGAGGVHTMLTLAELSKGTAPLAVYLLHLVELMAARKYAITHLYHDADADDDEWGYAREIEQVAAAVNTFTYDAGVPVRQMTAISSLGSMDADVRNGVEDSRASLVIVPFHKEQRYDGRMVCRREGRRQLNQRILQRLPCTVGVLVERRLGGGGDKGAEDVVKNQVVAVFLGGPDDREAVAYATRLAAHPWVSVTVVRFLPARQDDITIGIDEQLLATTKSHGGEGAMEVAVEDEEAMADEEFMADVYARLVLAGQVEYTERYVSNGAEMVNSLSAMVGTYSLFVVGKGGGGSAAAAMTSGMGGLLEDECPELGPVGEVLASDDFTACGSVLVLQQHSAHVHRRMRRWNPNIHITTTPSSSDHHSHPP, encoded by the coding sequence ATGCAGGACGCCGGCAGCGCGCTCAGCGACACCATCTACTTCGTCCGCATCATCTTCATGTTCTTCATCGGCCTGGAGATGGACCTCCGGTACCTCCGCCACCACCTGCGCCGCTCCCTCGCCATCGCCTGCGGCGGCTCGGGGCTCTGCCTCCTGCTCGCCGCCCTCGCGGGGCCCTTCTTCTacggcctcctccaccccggccagGGCCCCTTCAAGCCCGAGAAGCTCTACGCCTCCACCGCGCTCTTCATGCTCGtcctcaccaccaccgcctccccggTCCTCATCCGCATCGTCACCGAGCTCAAGCTCACCGGCTCCGAGGCCGGCCAGctcgccatcggcgccgccTTCGCCAACGACATGGCTAGCCTCTCCGTCTTCAGCATCATGGTCGTCGGCACCACCGCCTACGGCCCCGACGGCCAGCCCACCCCATCCTTCCCGGACATGTCCATCGTCATGTCCATGGCCTTCACGGCGTGCCTGGCGGTGCTCGCGGCCGCCAGGGCCGCCAGGCTGCTCAACAGGCTCAAGCGCGGCCGCCGCTACGTCAGCAAGTACGAGCTCTGCGCCATGCTCCTGCTCATCATCGCCCTCTCGCTGCTCGAGCAGGTGTTCGGCTACAGCGCCTCCATGACCGCCTTCCTCATCGGCCTCGCCATGCCGCGCGACGGGCCCACGGCGCGCACGCTCGTCGACCGCCTCACCTATCCCGTGCACCAGCTCGTCATGCCGCTCTGCTTCGGGGCCATCGGCGCAAGGCTCgacttcgccgccgtcggcagCTTCACAGCCATGcagttcgccgtcgccgtcgccttcacGACGCTGCTCGGCGCAGTCGGGAAGGTGGGCGGCACGGTGCTCGCGGGCCGCATGCTGGGCATCTCGGCGAGGGAGTCGCTGGTGCTGGGCTTCCTGCTCAACGTCAAGGGCTACTGTGACATCCTCGCCATCAACTTCGGCAACCAGGCCGGCATCTGGGGCCAGACGGCGCAGGTGGTGCTGCTCCTCTCCTCCATCCTCAACACCTTCATGGCAGGCCCGGCTGCCGCGGCCATCGTCCGACAgcagcgcgccgcctcccgaTACCGGTCGCGCTGCCTTCAGGACCTCAAGGTCGACCACGAGCTCCGCGTGCTGGTCTGCGTCCACGGCGCCGGGGGCGTCCACACCATGCTGACGCTCGCGGAGCTTTCCAAGGGCACCGCGCCGCTGGCCGTCTACCTCCTCCACCTGGTGGAGCTTATGGCCGCGCGCAAGTACGCCATCACCCATCTGTACcatgacgccgacgccgacgacgacgagtgggGTTATGCCCGCGAGATCGAGCAGGTGGCCGCGGCGGTGAACACCTTCACCTACGACGCCGGCGTGCCGGTGCGGCAGATGACCGCCATCTCCAGCCTGGGGTCCATGGACGCAGACGTGCGCAACGGCGTGGAGGACTCGCGCGCGTCGCTGGTGATCGTGCCCTTCCACAAGGAGCAGCGGTACGACGGGCGCATGGTGTgccggcgagaggggaggcggcagctgAACCAGCGGATCCTGCAGCGCTTGCCCTGCACTGTCGGGGTCCTGGTGGAACGGCGCCTCGGCGGGGGCGGCGACAAGGGCGCGGAAGACGTGGTGAAGAACCAGGTGGTGGCGGTGTTCCTGGGCGGGCCGGACGACAGGGAGGCGGTAGCGTACGcgacgcggctggcggcgcacCCGTGGGTGAGCGTGACGGTGGTGAGATTCCTTCCAGCGCGACAGGATGATATTACCATTGGCATTGATGAACAATTATTAGCCACCACCAAGAGCCATGGCGGTGAGGGCGCcatggaggtggcggtggaggacgaggaggcgaTGGCGGATGAGGAGTTCATGGCGGACGTGTACGCGAGGCTGGTGTTGGCGGGACAGGTGGAGTACACGGAGAGGTACGTGAGCAACGGCGCGGAGATGGTGAATTCGTTGAGCGCCATGGTGGGGACGTACTCGCTGTTCGTGgtggggaagggcggcggcggctcggcggcggcggccatgacgAGCGGCATGGGAGGGCTACTGGAGGACGAGTGTCCGGAGCTGGGCCCCGTCGGGGAGGTGCTGGCCTCCGACGACTTCACGGCCTGCGGCTCCGTGCTGGTGCTTCAGCAGCACAGCGCGCATGTGCATCGCAGGATGAGGAGGTGGAATCCCAACATTCACATCACCACCACACCCTCGTCGTCCGATCATCATAGCCACCCACCCTAG
- the LOC4331270 gene encoding protein FD isoform X1: protein MAEQLGGVGSPQLSLSSCSSFLSISSAGTSAADGAPHLSLGVGGAEELDLLLQVGIGGGGGGGGDEEEEERKTIRMMKNRESALRSRARKRAYVQELEKEVRRLVNENLKLKRHCKQLKTEMAALIQQPTNKQSSHRRSSST, encoded by the exons ATGGCGGAGCAGCTGGGCGGCGTGGGCAGCCCGCAGCtaagcctgagcagctgcagctCCTTCCTTTCCATCTCCAGCGCCGGTACCAGCGCCGCCGATGGTGCTCCCCATCTATCCCTCGGCGTGGGCGGCGCCGAGGAGCTGGATCTGCTGCTGCAGGTGGGCataggcggtggcggtggcggcggcggcgacgaggaagaggaggagcgcAAGACCATCCGGATGATGAAGAACAGGGAGTCGGCGCTGCGCTCCAGGGCAAGGAAGAGG GCGTATGTGCAGGAGCTGGAGAAGGAAGTTCGCCGGCTGGTGAATGAGAATCTCAAGCTCAAGAGGCACTGCAAACAA CTTAAGACGGAGATGGCTGCTCTGATCCAGCAGCCTACCAACAAGCAGAGTTCCCACCGAAGAAGCTCATCCACTTGA
- the LOC4331270 gene encoding bZIP transcription factor 60-like isoform X2 — MAEQLGGVGSPQLSLSSCSSFLSISSAGTSAADGAPHLSLGVGGAEELDLLLQVGIGGGGGGGGDEEEEERKTIRMMKNRESALRSRARKRLKTEMAALIQQPTNKQSSHRRSSST; from the exons ATGGCGGAGCAGCTGGGCGGCGTGGGCAGCCCGCAGCtaagcctgagcagctgcagctCCTTCCTTTCCATCTCCAGCGCCGGTACCAGCGCCGCCGATGGTGCTCCCCATCTATCCCTCGGCGTGGGCGGCGCCGAGGAGCTGGATCTGCTGCTGCAGGTGGGCataggcggtggcggtggcggcggcggcgacgaggaagaggaggagcgcAAGACCATCCGGATGATGAAGAACAGGGAGTCGGCGCTGCGCTCCAGGGCAAGGAAGAGG CTTAAGACGGAGATGGCTGCTCTGATCCAGCAGCCTACCAACAAGCAGAGTTCCCACCGAAGAAGCTCATCCACTTGA